tattatacgtTAAACAGAAACCCCCAAGAAACAAATACGTAGCTTAATGAATCCTTATAAAGTCAGTATCCATGTAACCACTACCAAATAGAACTTTGCCAGAACTACCCTGGTCACCCCCCAGCCCCTTGGGAACAACTGTCCAGGGTTTTCTAGTCATCacgtaacatttttaaaaagatacatgctaaTGGATGTTTCTGAAACATTCCACAAAAGCCTTTTTAGTGCCAAAAAAGATATCTTTCTCCAAATGGAAGAATGAAATAAGGtaaattttgaagattaattttgAAAGGAGACaactaaagagaaaaggaataaactaGAAATATAACCATTGGTCAGTGTTTGCTACATTGCCGTGGTCTGGGTGTCTGTCCTGGTACCCTCTTTGTCTATTACTATACATGTGAGGTTTGCCTCTGCCTCCCTGTTTATAGCTTCCAGTGGCCAGGTGGCCCTGAATGTCTCTCACGGATGCTGATTTTATTTACCCAGCCCTTTGCAGTCTTTTTCGTCCAGCTGGTTGACTGGCATGTTATAGATGCGGGTGTATAAAGAGAGGACATTCACTGTGCTCCCCTGTTATAGGCACTTTTGATCCATATATACTGGAACACTACTCGGGATATGTGTTTTTGTGAGACACGGTCTATTTAGCAATGCGTGACAGAAAAATCAAACTAAattatctttacttttaaaagctGGAGGCAAGCAGTTCCAGAACAGGTCAGCAAGGACTCCGCCTCTGCCATCTTCAGGGTATTGATTTCATCCTCATGCTTGTGGCCTTGTGGTCACAATATGGCTGCCCTAGCTCCAGATATCACACACACATCAAAGGTAGGCAAGACCAAGGGAAAAGGAGCGATGCCGGGAAACAAACGCCTCTTTTGTGTCCATCCGTTTTGTCATgcagcagcatcttttccagAAACTCCAGCAGACATATTTTAATATCTCTTTGGCTATAACCGAATCATATGGCCACTCCCTTGTTGCTGCATGGGAAGCTAGGAAAAAGATATGTAACTGGCTTTTCAGCCTCAGTAATGGGAATGGCTTTTGGGTAGCTGATCACCTTATCTGCTGCGTGTTTTAATACATGCACCTAAAAGACAAGGTTTAATGATTTGAGTGACTCTCAAGGAGGCTAGATATGAATGGAGAGATGGGTAGAATTGGCACTTTTTTACCCTATTTATTCAAATGAATCATCTCCATCAGAGGTTGCATTTCAGCCAGTAGTAGAGACCAGCCAGGTGACGTAAAGGATCTTGtataggaagagagagagatgccGTCTTTGGTGACTGAGGGGTGCATGCTCTGCCTAAAGACAGGCAGGTGCAATGCATTGGCCAACAGAATCAACCATGGGGCCAACAAGACACCACCCCTGCACAGATTCCATTTGGATCTCCATCTGGGACTCAGATGATGAAGCTTATCCTCTGATACCATCCCACGTGTTACATTTCATGTCTCAGGGATCGTTCCTTAGTGAGCTTTTTTTATCATCTCCTGGGGAAAAAGCTAACCCGTGCCTATTTTCACAGACTCTAGGACGTGTGCCATGACCAACTGCCAGACAGCTGTAAAGACACGGAAGAGGGGCACACTGTCTGTGTCCATCTCCGGGCCTCCGCTTGGCCCCCAATGGAAGAGCTTGTCTAGGTAGAGTATCTGGAGCTACCTCCTCCCCTGACTTCTCCCTTTACTCCATTCCTCCTTTTTCATCCGTCACAACCTACTTGTTGACTAGACATCGAAAGTTCCTGAAATGACAGATTTATGTCCATTTCCATGACAACATTTATAGCACGAATGTTCTAGATGCACTTTGCTGTGCTAGAGGAAACACTTTTCTATAATTTGTTGGGTTGCCTGATGCCATAATGGAAAAAGAtacaagtaattttatttttgtatatttacccTGCACTTTTTACTTCAACTACCAAGTTGTATATACTCTTAGTGTATTTAACTATATTGCACTAAAGATAGATAATATTATGACCAAGTTAACACATAGCATTAATATGGGATGTCAAACCAGACAGAATGTTGAAAGAGTTGTTAATCTTTTTTGATGGAAGCAAGCAAATAGCACTATGATTTGATATTCTAACTTCTGGACTACAATAGAAATACTTTTCAGTTGAGGTGGTTGGTGTTTATTTACCGTAAATGTATTGATACATAACTTGATAAACCACATTTAGAAATCTCACTCAAATAGATCCTAAATCAGTTAACCACTTTAATAGAAGtctgtataaattaaaattttggttCTGCTCTTTGAGAGGAggcaattatttaattaaattcacAGGGTTTAGTGCTCTTCAGTAAAATCAGATTTATGTCAAGGCTAATTCTTGACCAAATGAATCCAAGTGTTCACCCACCTCTTTGATTTGTCAAGTGCCATTTGTATTGGAGGAGAAACTTGATGTACATGAAAGTGAtccctgaaaaataattttggtcAATCCAACACTTACTCGTTAATTATATCAAGAATGCAAAAAGAACAATAAGCCAGCACCAAATTTCTTGTTTAACCACTGTTTCAAAATAATGATGGCTCCAAATTTACTTGATTTGACATCTGAAAGTTAAGGCAAAGTCTGAGTCTTAATGGTTTGGTCAGCATAGCTGTCAGCCCCTCGGTGATGTGACTTTCCATGGTAGCAAAGGAAGGAAGCCTCTTGTCTCCTAAGTTGCATCATGGCTTCATTCCACTTGACCCACAATGTATGTACCAGTACATTCTTTAAAAACCATGTTTCTATGATTTGGGACAATATGACAGGATTTGGGGGTGGTTGCTAATGAAATAATTCTTTCATAAAATGCAAGCTTTGAATGTTTATTAGGTTTGCCATGCAATATCCATAGCTGGAAGAATATTAATTCCTTCAGCAAAATGGAGGGTCTGTGTACCAAGTGCCACCGTATGTTCCCTGCCTCAGAAAAGGCAGGGCCTAATGAGAGAGAAAATGTGAATAGAAGTAATGCCATTACAGCAAGATAATACCTCTAAAATAAGCTGTACAAAGTGATAGAAATCCAGTGAATGTGCCTCGGGGATCCAGAACTCTTCCCGGAGGATAGGACATTGGTAGCAGAATAATCAGAGTTTTCCAGTGAAAAAaccacacgtgtgtgtgtgtgctatgtgcTCTGGGTGCGGGCACGACAGTGTGTTGGAGGACTCCATCTTTGGGGAGCCCAGAAAGCTCATCACTAAAGATCTGGTGCAGAAGGGGTACCTCAACTACTGCCAGGTGCCCAATAGTGATCCTCCGGGCTACGAGTTCCTGTGGGGCCCGGGAGCTTATGCTGAGACCACTAAGATGAAGGTGTTGGAAGTTCTGGCCAAGATCCAGGATACGGTCCCGAGTTCCTTCCCAGACCTCTATGACGAGGCTCTGAGAGATCAAGTGGAGAGAGCAGGGCTGAGAGGCATTCCCATTTCTCCAGCTATGGCTGAGGCCAGTGCCCCTTCCAGGGCCAAGTCCTACAGCTCCTCCCACATCTAGGGAGGGGTCAGCACACTTTGTTCCCTTTGTGTTGGAAGAGAACAGTCCACCTCTTAAATAGCACGGGGTAGTAGGGGTAGGGGGAACAAAACCCATATGTTCACCACAGTTTTAAGTAGTATGGGAGTTTAGGTACAGTTTTAGCAAAATAtgcatgttttccttttattcataTGAATAATATCTCTCAAAAATAGATGATTTAGTTAGGGAGGTAGAGGTGTTTTgtacttttaaatgtttaaataaacctTCATAAAGTTTATTTTGCTTCAGAATCTAGGTTTATTAATGTCATGGATGTCATGTTTACTGCTCTTAGGTTTAAGACTAGGAGTTCATTATTTGTAAACAAGTTGAAAAGACTTCAATATATTCCTTATGGTCCAGAACAAGGTAACATAACATTGGAATAGAATTTTACTTGGAAATGCGTAAGAATCCTAGAGATATGTATTTGGGATCACAAAGCTTTCAGAGTAAGCACGGGTTTATTCTTTGTTTGTCTTCTTAACTGTCCTCTTTccttataaaagttaaaaacatggACCTAGATTTGCTTAGTTTATTCAAACTGTATGACACTTAAATCATAATAAAAGAGAGTCTTTgctcattatttccttttctcccaaaTTAATTGACCATCTTCTGTTTAGAAGGCTGTCTTATAGTACTGGGTTGGTAAGATAATGAAGCCCAAGccactgcccatggaattttgaGTCTAGCAGCAGGTACCATATAAGGAAGGTGGTGAGCTAACTCTAAGGAATAAACAAATCATAAATTTAAATGGGGGAGGTGTGGAAGAGGAGGTTCCAGATGAGAGCAAGCAAGTCGAAGTTACCTGATTCAGGCGGCATTGGGTCTTGGGAAAAGTCTAGTTCCTCGGTGGGAGGTCATTTTCAGTCCAGATGCATGATGGGCTAGGTGAAGCTGTGGGAGTGATGCCAGACACTCATATGATGGTTCTCAGAGGTGAGTCTGTAAACCTGGAATATATCTAAACCACATGTTCACCATTATTTGGGGATATCCGCAAACCATAGGGAATGGAAGGGGCCCTGTGCACTTGAGCCAGGGCAAGTGAACACtcaaaatacacattttcatCAAAAGCTGTCCAGAGAGTTTCTGAGAAATAAGGGTGATACCCACTGAAGCGAAATGCCAAGACGTCACTGgactgtctctctttttctgggATGGGAGCACCAGAGCTTGCTCTGTTAAACGGGCAGTTTAATTAGGTTATGTTTAGTGTAATTTGGCAAACTTTAAGGGAGGGCTCAATTTTTACTGTCAGTGGGATTAAATTAGGGGTGGTTTGGACAAAAACAAGCACCTGAGAGGGAAGTTGCTGGTccttgagacaaatgaacttGTCCTTACATCCATGTGGAGAAGATAACCCCAAACACATATTAAAACAGGTGCTCAAATAGGGAAATACTGCTTAGTTTTACTTGCTTGGGAGCATTAGTGCTGATGTGGATTTGTTTATTGCTTGGAGTTGCATCTTCTCTAGCCTGGAAATAAAATTATGTGATGGAAGTTTGTTATCATTCGGGGTCAAAATCACCTTTGTAATAACTGCCATTCATTCAAAGTACCAAAGCTTGTCTCATACTGTGCCAGGTGATTTACATACAACACACATGTCTGTGGTCCTACACTATAGACTCTTTCAAACACAATTTTCAGATAAAGAAGCTGGAATAAAGAAGCTCAAATTCAAAGCTCATAAATGATAGGAGCTGGACTGAACCCCGGCACTGAATTCCTCCAGAGCCCATACTGTGCCACTCGTCCAGGATGAGGCCAATCTTGGGTCACTTCCTCTTTCTGAACATTAGTCCAAAAGGTATTTCACATGTTAAATAGCAGAATTTCATACCCCAAACACGGTTTTGGAATAAAAGGCCCCAGAAATAagtaacaaaaaatgaaaataaaagtgaagtatGTATAAGGAAGGAGACAGCATTCAGTGACAATTTATCTACAAAGGAAAGGTCAGTAAACCGCAATAGATCAGGGATGCAGAAAATCATTTAATTCAGCCCCTTCCTCTCAGAGAGTAAATCTGTTAGAGTGAAGGTTCTACAAGAGGCTGTGTCTGGTCagtgaagagaaggaagagatcaGCGTGTTTTCTCTGATAGCACACCACCTATGCTGGGGCCCCTACGGGACTGCAGCTTCCCCATCACTCCTGGGACTCTACCCATTCTCTGTGAGATTTGTTGCAGGCAGACTAAGACTTTTCAAAGACGTGGCATTTCCCAAGAAGTCTTTCATAGAAGAGACAGGAGTCAAGGTAAAGACAGATGAATGAGGAACTGAAGTCACAGAGAGACTGGCCTGTGTCTGCTCTCAGAAGGCCAAGACAGGGCTGCCAGGCTGTGCATTCCCTCACTTCTTTTCAGGGCTTGCAAGGACATGGTCTTTGGTCTACATGGGTCACCTTAGgttgaaagaaagaggaaatccAGAGTCCCccaggagtcaaggtgaggcaCCTGAGTGAGGGCATACCCATACACTGAACACAGAGGGCCCCAAGAAGCCTGAATCCTGATGTCGTCCCTGAAGGCACAGGTAGGAGTAGCCTCGTGTGGCATTCCCAGACTTTCCCTCTCTGGAACCACAGGGAGTGAGGACCTTAGGCTGAGAGAGCTCCCTTACATAAACAGAGAAAGGAGCCCCACACCCTGCCAGGAGTCAAGCTTTGGACTTATGAAACCCCTGACCTCAGAACTCTGAGGAAACCGCACAGAACCCTGCCCTTCCTGGCATCCCTGGGATACCTGCTCATTGTTGACATGACATGCCCATTTCCTTCTATGAAGTCACAAGTGGGGTTGGGACATGGTCCAAGGGGTATAGCCTAGGGCCAGCAGTGAGATTATTTCCAGGTTTTCCAGAAACCAACTGAATACCCTGAAGATGAAGGGTACCACACACCCCATAACCATAtgattcatctcatcctctgcacctCAGAAGACCAAGGACAGGTATGGATGGATGAGGAGAATCTTACTTTTTCCTAGGGGTCTCACGGAGATGCTTGCCCTACTATAAGAAAGTATAGTAGTAGACGGGGTGGACCTAAGGGGAAGGGAGGGTAGACTTTCAGGCCACAACAGAGGTCAAAGCAAGGACTGAGGGATCATCTACCAATAAAAAGAAGTGATAATGAATCCAGCCCTGTTCCTTGTAGCCCTTGAAGAACCAGGGCAGAGCTATCAAGCTGAAGTTCCAccaacatttatttatatcaggtGTGTAGGAAATGAAACCCTTAGTATGAAGGTGCAGATACTATTCCAAGAAAGGGGTGGGGACACCAGGCCCTATGGGGAACCAAAGGAAGCACTCTTAATTCATGTTGAGGACTCCAGAGGCCAGGACAGAAAACTTCCCCCTGAGCACTCAGTACTGGGTGATAACTACTGACTGGGGTGATAAGCTGAGGACCTCTTCATTTCTCAGAAATCCCAGGGAGCTTTGTGATCCCAACTAGAGAACAGCAGAGGGAATGGGTCCTATGACTGGCCACTAGTTGGGTGGTGGTCTTGAATGCGAAATAACAGATGCCTCTGTGTAGGAGActaccagcctcttctgtcaCCCCAGCGTGCCTGAGGCAGGGGTAGCAGGATGAAGCCTAAAGATCACTCTAATTTCCTTCAACATGTTTCCCAAAGGACAGCTGATTAGGAGAATAGGAACCCTGGGGGTTTTCAGAACAGTGCCCTCAAGAAAACCACAAATGTAGCCTTCCTGATAACCAACGTGGTATTTCCCTGCTGCGGCTGCACACTCAACCTTCGTCTTCCTGTGTGCCCTTATCACCTGCCCTCCTACTCACACTTCTAATCATTGTCCCCCAGCGCAGTCATCATGCCTCGGGGTCAGAATCATAAGCTCTGCATCCGTGAGAAACACCACCAGGCCCGATATGAGCCCCAGAGTCAAAAGGAAGTTCAGCCCGCTGCAGTAATGGAAGAGCTTCCTTCTACCTCTTCTCTTGTAGAAGATAATTCACAGAGCTCATCAGCTACTGGGTCAAATAGCACTTTCCAGGGGTCTTTGGAAGCCCCATCTACTACCAGCACTTTTTCAACTACTTCTGACACAAAATCTGATGAAGAAGATACCAGTCAATATGAGGAAGAGTCAGATTCCTCCAATGTCTCATCTTCTACCGAGAACGCCTACAGTGATACTCTGAACAGCACGACAAGTTTGTTGGAACAGTTCCTTctgcataaatataaaatgaagcagcCCATCATGAAGGAAACCATGCTGAAGATTATCCACCCAAGATACCATAACCGATTTGCCGAGATTCTCAAGAGGGCCTCTGAACACATCGAGGCTGTCTTTGCAGTTGACTTGAAGGAAGTTGATTCAACCATCCACTCCTATGACCTTGTCAGCAAACTGAACCTGCCCAACAATGGGAGAGTGTGGGATGGTAGGGGCTTACCTAAGACCGGTCTCTTGATGACAGTTCTGGGTGTGACCTTCATGAAGGGCAACTGTGCCGCTGAGGAAgatatctggaaattcttgaaTATGATGCGAGTATATGCTGGGAGAAAACACGTCATCTACGGAGAGCCCAGGAAGCTCATCACCAAAGATTTTGTGACGATGAAGTACCTGGAGTACCGCCAAGTTGCCAACAGCGATCCTCCACGTTACGAGTTC
This DNA window, taken from Bubalus kerabau isolate K-KA32 ecotype Philippines breed swamp buffalo chromosome X, PCC_UOA_SB_1v2, whole genome shotgun sequence, encodes the following:
- the LOC129639268 gene encoding melanoma-associated antigen B4-like isoform X1; its protein translation is MCDPEPEPPWQNTLEFLTQGNFQGITSCRHRCSSLVSVAMEPYWPAAMAGEGAARESVKLEASSSRTGQQGLRLCHLQGIDFILMLVALWSQYGCPSSRYHTHIKDSRTCAMTNCQTAVKTRKRGTLSVSISGPPLGPQWKSLSSAVIMPRGQNHKLCIREKHHQARYEPQSQKEVQPAAVMEELPSTSSLVEDNSQSSSATGSNSTFQGSLEAPSTTSTFSTTSDTKSDEEDTSQYEEESDSSNVSSSTENAYSDTLNSTTSLLEQFLLHKYKMKQPIMKETMLKIIHPRYHNRFAEILKRASEHIEAVFAVDLKEVDSTIHSYDLVSKLNLPNNGRVWDGRGLPKTGLLMTVLGVTFMKGNCAAEEDIWKFLNMMRVYAGRKHVIYGEPRKLITKDFVTMKYLEYRQVANSDPPRYEFLWGPRAHAETSKMKVLEFLAKVNDTVPSAFSSQYEEALRDEEERARATVPARPGTTRHVPCPRPAASPTSTEDQNF
- the LOC129639268 gene encoding melanoma-associated antigen B5-like isoform X2, giving the protein MEPYWPAAMAGEGAARESVKLEASSSRTGQQGLRLCHLQGIDFILMLVALWSQYGCPSSRYHTHIKDSRTCAMTNCQTAVKTRKRGTLSVSISGPPLGPQWKSLSSAVIMPRGQNHKLCIREKHHQARYEPQSQKEVQPAAVMEELPSTSSLVEDNSQSSSATGSNSTFQGSLEAPSTTSTFSTTSDTKSDEEDTSQYEEESDSSNVSSSTENAYSDTLNSTTSLLEQFLLHKYKMKQPIMKETMLKIIHPRYHNRFAEILKRASEHIEAVFAVDLKEVDSTIHSYDLVSKLNLPNNGRVWDGRGLPKTGLLMTVLGVTFMKGNCAAEEDIWKFLNMMRVYAGRKHVIYGEPRKLITKDFVTMKYLEYRQVANSDPPRYEFLWGPRAHAETSKMKVLEFLAKVNDTVPSAFSSQYEEALRDEEERARATVPARPGTTRHVPCPRPAASPTSTEDQNF